A genomic segment from Falsibacillus pallidus encodes:
- a CDS encoding flippase-like domain-containing protein, with product MKLLKNKAFSYILKILLGAGILILLYFEAEKVFRDFDFRLVEKHIHELTLQQILLLLLIGAIAVIPMCFYDFLLLRPLGIKLPLFKKLRYSYAANTYSNFLGFGGVGGAALRVYFYQKQHTDKMALVKMIASLSIFFLTGLSLICWSVAFNWFQTPVLDEHTWLKFVIWGFSLYTPLLLIIHWLSPTKNKILFSFKYVLGFIIVSFSEWVFVLLTIWTIIVVLGVPLAFSAVIPITIVSICAGIISMIPGGVGSFDLIFLLGSELAGVKAEEVLLALALYRLIYYIFPFLIGSLLFVVEWIKDRFINKRKS from the coding sequence TTGAAATTACTAAAAAATAAAGCGTTCTCATATATTTTGAAGATTCTATTGGGAGCAGGAATATTAATCCTCCTCTATTTCGAAGCGGAAAAAGTCTTCAGGGACTTTGATTTTCGACTGGTGGAAAAACACATCCATGAATTGACACTTCAGCAGATCCTCCTTTTGTTGTTGATTGGAGCCATTGCTGTCATACCTATGTGTTTTTATGATTTCCTACTATTAAGGCCCTTAGGAATAAAGCTTCCTTTATTCAAAAAACTCCGCTATAGCTATGCAGCCAATACCTATTCCAATTTCCTCGGATTTGGCGGGGTTGGTGGAGCAGCACTCAGGGTCTATTTTTACCAAAAGCAGCACACAGATAAAATGGCGCTTGTCAAAATGATAGCCAGTCTCTCCATTTTCTTTTTGACCGGCCTCTCACTGATTTGCTGGTCTGTAGCATTCAATTGGTTCCAAACACCTGTCTTGGATGAGCATACTTGGCTGAAATTTGTGATTTGGGGTTTTTCTTTATACACCCCTTTATTATTGATTATTCATTGGCTAAGTCCCACCAAGAATAAAATTCTCTTCTCATTCAAGTATGTTTTAGGGTTCATCATTGTCTCATTTTCCGAATGGGTTTTCGTCCTGTTGACAATTTGGACCATCATCGTTGTGCTAGGTGTGCCATTAGCATTTTCCGCAGTTATCCCGATTACGATCGTTTCCATCTGCGCAGGAATCATTTCAATGATTCCCGGTGGTGTAGGTTCATTCGATTTGATTTTTCTACTCGGGTCTGAGTTGGCGGGCGTCAAGGCGGAAGAAGTTTTGCTCGCATTGGCACTTTATCGATTGATTTATTACATTTTCCCATTCCTAATCGGTTCACTTCTTTTCGTGGTGGAATGGATAAAAGACAGGTTCATAAATAAAAGAAAAAGTTGA